The following coding sequences lie in one Agrobacterium vitis genomic window:
- a CDS encoding sarcosine oxidase subunit beta family protein, which yields MRYSALSIFLNGLRGNKNWAAHWRQPEPKQHYDVVIVGGGGHGLATAYYLSKVFGIKNIAVVEKGYIGSGNVGRNTTIIRSNYLLPGNNPFYEFSMKLWEGLEQDFNFNAMVSQRGVVNLYHSDAQRDAYTRRGNAMRLHGVDAELLDRDAIKAMLPFLDYDNARFPIQGGLMQRRGGTVRHDAVAWGYARGADTHGVDILQNCEVTGIRRENGRAVGVETTRGFIGCGKLALAAAGNSSRVAEMVGLKLPMESHVLQAFVSEGLKPFIDCVVTFGAGHFYVSQSDKGGLVFGGDIDGYNSYAQRGNLATVEHVAEAGKAMIPSLSRIRVLRSWGGVMDMSMDGSPIIDKVHLDNLYLNSGWCYGGFKATPASGYCFAHLIAKGESHETARAFRLDRFERGYILDEKGQGAQPNLH from the coding sequence ATGCGCTATTCGGCTTTGTCGATTTTTCTGAACGGTCTTCGCGGCAATAAAAACTGGGCTGCCCATTGGCGGCAGCCGGAGCCTAAACAACATTATGATGTGGTCATTGTTGGCGGCGGCGGTCATGGTCTGGCCACGGCCTATTACCTATCCAAGGTCTTCGGCATCAAAAATATCGCCGTGGTGGAAAAGGGCTATATTGGCTCTGGCAATGTCGGGCGCAACACCACCATTATCCGCTCCAATTATCTGCTGCCGGGCAACAATCCCTTCTACGAGTTTTCCATGAAACTGTGGGAAGGGCTGGAGCAGGATTTCAATTTCAACGCCATGGTGTCGCAGCGCGGCGTGGTCAATCTCTATCATTCCGATGCCCAGCGCGATGCCTATACCCGGCGCGGCAATGCCATGCGCCTGCACGGTGTGGATGCCGAATTGCTGGACCGCGACGCGATCAAAGCCATGCTGCCGTTTCTGGATTACGACAACGCTCGCTTCCCCATTCAGGGCGGCTTGATGCAGCGCCGCGGCGGCACGGTGCGCCATGATGCTGTGGCTTGGGGCTATGCGCGGGGGGCGGATACCCATGGCGTGGACATTCTTCAAAACTGCGAAGTCACTGGTATTCGCCGTGAAAATGGCAGGGCGGTGGGGGTGGAAACCACCCGTGGTTTCATCGGCTGCGGCAAACTGGCGCTGGCCGCTGCTGGTAATTCATCCCGTGTGGCCGAGATGGTCGGGCTGAAACTGCCGATGGAAAGTCATGTGCTGCAAGCCTTTGTCTCGGAGGGGCTAAAACCCTTTATCGATTGCGTGGTCACCTTTGGCGCGGGCCATTTTTACGTCTCGCAATCGGATAAGGGCGGGCTGGTGTTTGGCGGCGATATTGATGGTTATAATTCCTACGCCCAGCGCGGCAATCTCGCCACCGTTGAGCATGTGGCGGAAGCGGGTAAGGCGATGATTCCGTCTTTGTCACGCATCCGCGTACTGCGCAGCTGGGGCGGCGTGATGGATATGAGCATGGATGGCTCGCCAATCATCGACAAGGTGCATCTGGACAATCTCTATCTCAATTCCGGCTGGTGCTATGGCGGTTTCAAGGCCACGCCTGCCTCGGGCTATTGCTTCGCCCATCTGATCGCCAAGGGCGAGAGCCACGAAACGGCGCGTGCCTTCCGGCTGGATCGGTTTGAACGCGGCTATATTCTCGATGAAAAGGGCCAGGGTGCCCAGCCGAACCTTCACTAG
- a CDS encoding sarcosine oxidase subunit delta yields the protein MASLIPCPHCGPRPKEEYTIKGAALARPASDAGSDVWHDYVYLRDNPRGAYEEYWHHTSGCRRWIVVCRDTATHEISASFDASTRKGVSA from the coding sequence ATGGCGAGCCTCATTCCCTGCCCCCATTGCGGGCCAAGACCCAAAGAAGAATACACCATCAAGGGTGCAGCCCTTGCACGTCCAGCGTCCGATGCTGGCTCAGACGTATGGCACGATTACGTCTATCTGCGTGACAATCCACGCGGAGCCTATGAGGAATACTGGCACCACACATCCGGTTGCCGCCGCTGGATTGTTGTGTGCCGAGACACGGCCACCCACGAAATTTCCGCAAGCTTCGATGCATCAACACGCAAAGGGGTGAGCGCATGA
- a CDS encoding sarcosine oxidase subunit alpha, with protein MTSYRLKSGGLVDRKTALPFTFDGKAMSGFAGDTLASALLANGQQLVGRSFKYHRPRGILTAGAAEPNALMTIGRGGRTEPNTRATMQELYARLEANSQNRWPSLEHDIGAVNSLLSPFLSAGFYYKTFMWPAKFWEKLYEPIIRKAAGLGKASYEADPDAYEKCWAHCDLLVIGAGAAGLMAALAAGRAGARIILLDEQAQIGGGLLAETALVNGVAASDFVAATRVELEALPNVQILARTTAFGWYDGNVFGAVERVQKHLALPAANRPVERLWRIAAKKAILATGAEERPLVFGGNDIPGVMMAGAMRRYLNHYGVAPGKKTAIFTTNDSGYALAADLEAAGVRVTALIDSRRDATTAYQGKARLVRGGLVSNVYGGKSVEGLDLWREGQLERLEVDSLAMSGGFSPIIHLACHRGGKPRWSDEHSAFLAPESLNNLVLAGSASGVFGLVASMASGFEQAKQALTALGFTIQTLDMPSVEGDIIPTPAKPVWSIPCIKAKAFVDFQNDVHTKDLGLAVQEGYGHVELAKRYTTNGMATDQGKLSNVNAIGLLAEARRISPAEVGTTTFRPFYTPVSFGALAGTSHGKHFQPVRKSPLHDWAAKNGATFVETGLWYRSAWFPQSGENGWRESVDREVKNVRTNAGICDVSMLGKIEICGPDAAEFLNRVYCNAFLKLPVGKARYGLMLREDGFIYDDGTTSRMEDNRYFMTTTTAYAAGVMNHLEFCAQVHWPELDVRLASVTDQWAQMAVAGPKSRAILQKLVDEDISNEAFPYLAAKDVSLLGGRLKGRLFRISFSGELAFELAVPADFGESIADAVMLAGKEDGIQPYGIEALSVLRIEKGHVTHNEINGTVMPADLGFGKMVSATKPDFIGKHMLNREGLTASDRPQLVGVVPLDAKTSFKTGAHILNKDADPTLENDQGYVTSSCFSPHIGSTIGLALVKSGASRHGEEVLVWNGLRNEFTPAQLVNPVFVDPNNEKLHA; from the coding sequence ATGACATCCTATCGTCTGAAAAGCGGCGGTCTGGTGGATCGCAAAACCGCGCTTCCCTTCACCTTTGACGGCAAAGCCATGAGCGGCTTTGCGGGCGATACGCTGGCGTCTGCGCTGTTGGCCAATGGCCAGCAATTGGTGGGCCGCAGCTTCAAATATCACCGTCCGCGTGGCATTCTCACGGCCGGTGCAGCCGAGCCTAACGCCTTGATGACGATTGGTCGCGGCGGACGCACAGAACCCAACACCCGTGCCACCATGCAGGAGCTTTATGCCAGGCTGGAAGCCAACAGCCAAAACCGCTGGCCGAGCCTTGAGCACGATATTGGTGCGGTCAACAGCCTGCTGTCGCCGTTTCTAAGTGCGGGCTTCTACTATAAAACCTTCATGTGGCCCGCAAAGTTCTGGGAAAAGCTCTATGAGCCGATAATCCGCAAGGCCGCCGGACTCGGCAAGGCAAGCTATGAAGCCGATCCCGATGCCTATGAAAAATGCTGGGCGCATTGCGACCTGCTGGTGATTGGTGCAGGTGCCGCCGGTTTGATGGCGGCTCTGGCTGCTGGCCGTGCGGGTGCGCGGATTATTCTGCTGGATGAGCAGGCGCAAATCGGCGGCGGGCTGCTGGCTGAAACGGCATTGGTCAATGGTGTTGCCGCCTCTGATTTTGTCGCCGCCACAAGGGTAGAGCTGGAAGCCCTGCCCAATGTGCAAATCCTCGCCCGTACCACAGCGTTTGGCTGGTACGATGGCAATGTCTTCGGTGCCGTTGAGCGGGTGCAAAAACACCTCGCTCTCCCCGCCGCCAACCGCCCGGTGGAGCGCCTATGGCGCATTGCCGCGAAGAAAGCCATTTTGGCCACGGGTGCCGAAGAACGCCCACTGGTGTTCGGCGGCAATGATATTCCGGGTGTGATGATGGCCGGAGCCATGCGCCGTTATCTCAACCACTATGGCGTCGCGCCGGGCAAGAAAACGGCCATCTTCACCACCAATGACAGCGGCTATGCACTGGCGGCGGACCTTGAAGCCGCAGGGGTTAGAGTCACAGCCCTGATTGATAGTCGCCGCGATGCCACGACTGCTTATCAGGGCAAGGCGCGATTGGTGCGCGGTGGTTTGGTCAGCAATGTTTACGGCGGGAAATCCGTTGAGGGGCTTGATCTGTGGCGCGAAGGGCAGTTGGAACGGCTTGAGGTGGATAGTCTTGCCATGTCGGGCGGCTTCTCGCCGATCATACACCTTGCATGTCACAGGGGTGGTAAGCCGCGTTGGTCAGATGAGCATTCGGCCTTTTTGGCTCCGGAGAGCTTGAACAATCTGGTTTTGGCTGGTTCCGCGTCTGGTGTCTTTGGGCTTGTGGCCTCAATGGCGTCTGGTTTTGAGCAGGCAAAACAAGCATTGACGGCTCTGGGTTTCACGATTCAAACGCTGGATATGCCGAGTGTTGAGGGTGACATTATCCCCACACCAGCCAAGCCAGTTTGGTCCATTCCCTGCATCAAGGCCAAGGCTTTCGTGGATTTCCAGAACGACGTGCATACCAAGGATTTAGGCCTTGCCGTGCAGGAAGGCTATGGCCATGTAGAGCTTGCCAAGCGCTACACCACCAATGGCATGGCAACCGATCAGGGCAAGCTCTCCAATGTCAATGCCATCGGGTTGTTGGCCGAGGCGCGGCGTATATCTCCCGCCGAGGTTGGCACCACGACGTTTCGGCCCTTCTACACCCCGGTGTCCTTTGGCGCGCTTGCGGGCACATCGCATGGCAAACATTTTCAGCCAGTGCGCAAATCACCCTTGCATGATTGGGCGGCCAAGAATGGTGCGACCTTTGTGGAAACCGGCCTGTGGTATCGCTCGGCATGGTTTCCACAATCCGGGGAAAACGGCTGGCGCGAAAGCGTGGACCGAGAGGTCAAAAACGTCCGAACCAATGCCGGGATTTGCGATGTCTCCATGCTCGGCAAAATCGAGATTTGCGGGCCAGATGCGGCGGAGTTCTTGAACCGCGTCTATTGCAACGCCTTCTTGAAACTGCCCGTGGGCAAGGCCCGCTATGGGCTGATGCTGCGCGAAGATGGCTTTATCTATGACGACGGTACCACCAGCCGCATGGAAGACAATCGTTACTTCATGACCACCACCACGGCCTATGCGGCGGGCGTGATGAACCATCTGGAATTCTGCGCCCAAGTGCATTGGCCGGAACTGGATGTGCGGCTGGCTTCTGTGACCGATCAATGGGCGCAAATGGCAGTGGCTGGGCCAAAATCCCGCGCCATTTTGCAAAAGCTGGTTGATGAAGACATTTCCAACGAGGCTTTCCCCTATCTCGCGGCCAAGGATGTGTCCCTCTTGGGTGGTCGGTTGAAGGGGCGGCTGTTCCGAATCTCCTTCTCAGGCGAGTTGGCCTTTGAATTGGCCGTGCCTGCCGATTTTGGCGAAAGCATTGCCGACGCCGTGATGTTGGCGGGCAAGGAAGATGGCATTCAGCCCTATGGCATTGAAGCCTTGTCAGTGCTGCGCATCGAAAAGGGCCATGTGACCCACAATGAAATCAATGGCACGGTGATGCCTGCCGATCTCGGCTTTGGCAAAATGGTCAGCGCCACCAAACCTGATTTTATCGGCAAACATATGCTGAACCGAGAAGGCTTGACGGCCTCGGATCGCCCACAACTGGTCGGCGTTGTGCCTTTGGATGCCAAGACAAGCTTCAAAACCGGCGCACATATCTTGAACAAGGATGCTGACCCAACACTGGAAAATGACCAAGGCTACGTCACATCATCCTGCTTCTCACCGCATATCGGCTCCACCATCGGCCTTGCGCTGGTGAAGAGTGGTGCTTCTCGCCATGGCGAGGAGGTGTTGGTGTGGAATGGGCTGCGCAACGAGTTTACACCCGCCCAGTTGGTGAACCCGGTTTTTGTTGATCCAAACAATGAGAAACTCCATGCCTGA